In Porites lutea chromosome 8, jaPorLute2.1, whole genome shotgun sequence, the genomic stretch CCTTCCAGATCTTGTTAGTCTGTTTGGTTGATCCAATCCCGCATCCCGAACTTCTAGTGTCATCTGTGTTCCAAATAACGTTTTCTTTCCCAATACCGCATCCCGCGCCAAGAATTTAGCGAATTCCGCTTCCTGAGTAGCGGTCAAATCCCGTTTACAGTCAAAAAATGTTGCGTTTTTTCCAATCCCGCACTGTATTTCAatcaaatcccggatcccgaaaatacccttccagaccctggACCAACTGTTGTCAGGATCCCATATACTTAATTTGTACAGTAATCGCGTTTCTTTATTTACGCCAGGGATCATGTTCTACAGCTTTATAAAGGTCAAAGAAGGTTTGCCCAAGGAGTGTTTCCTTCTCCCCCTAAACTAGTGGTGAGTCCTTCAATTAGCTTAAGATAGCGCAGGTAGACTGAGGACTTTTTAAGCCACAGGCTACAATTTGTACCAACACCTCTAATAGTTCTTGCAAATGTATTTTGCTTgtctttttccaaaaattgtttatttcaCAAGACCGAATGGTCTGTGGGTGATCGTAAGTGACTGTCACGTTTGTCTTCTTAATCTTGCATTCACAAAAGTCAGGCTATTTTCTGATGGCCAATAGACGTGATCTTTAAATTGAGAGGGTGCCAATACATAATATACTTTCAAGTCATAAAACAACGTTTTTCACTTCTGACTTGATGCAGGAACTTCGCGTTATATTCTCATCCAGGGTTCTCACAGTCGTGAAAAGTCCTCGAATTCCTTTTTGCCTTGAAAAGTCTGTAAATTTCTgtggaagtccttgaaaattcctttaattttgttcaactCTGTATGTAGTGGCCTGACAAGTGTTTTATAACACTTTCTGGTTGTCCAAGGTAAGACAGAACACAAATAGTAGCTCAGAAACCGGTTAAAGATGATTGACATAAAgcgttcttttgttttatgcattaattaactgtcaatttaagagaaaaaagtGCGCTGAAAATCAGTTCTGTAAAATTACATTCCTGGTAGGTGGTCCTTgcattgaaaattaaacttgtcCTTGAAAAGACCTTAAAAAGTCGTTATAAAATGGTAAACCCTGTGTCATCCATGAAGCCGATTAACACTTTTTCTATAACACAAATAAATTAGTTTGTCGGACCGTCGTTTTCGGATAAAATGAACCTACAATTGTAGTTGCATGGCCTGACTCTCCACGAGTCTTCCAAAGCGCATGTCTAAAAAAGACACCAATAAAACCAATCAGTATTCATAAACTTTGTGTGACCGACTTCCTTTAGGGGTGCTCATAATTGCTTTCGTTtgtttattgtattgttttttttttttttaatttcagttaggGAGTCTTCGGTTCTCAGGATATCAAATTGCCTATATAATTTATGGTAGGAGTTATATAACTTTAGTAAGCTTAGTATCATCTAGTATGGAATAAATCAGCTCTAATCCATTGACCTGTTCATTTTTTCACTTCCATAATTGTTTAAGttcaaagtgaaagaaaaaaactgatcGCATATGGTGGAACTGCTGATCAGAAGGTTTCATCCCGTAGAGTAGAAGGTGCAGTTAAAGTGGCCCATATTTTTTTAGAACTATGCTTGGAGAGAAAATTGCGTCTCGACACGCATTTCATTAAAATGCGAGTCGCTAACACCCTTTTTTGTTATAAGCACTTAACGATAAGATAAGAGTGTGTTAAGCAGGCTTTATGTTCTTAGTATTCTCAATTCTTGGAGAAAATGTTAGGACATTTTGGTACTAATGTCTAAATTGTATTCTAGTACAGAGGAAGGATAGGAATATGTCAATTACTGGCACATCGGCCACCAAGCACATTGGCTCAGTTCACTTTTATTCACAGATCAGAGAAAATCAGCTCAACTCGTGATTTTGGTCTGTTGGTCACTTTATGTATCTCCTTTCGCATGATTTGCAGTCAACAGTGATTTTAAATCAATGacgctttgaaagaaaaaaaaaacgaacaacgCCTTAAGCAACACGGTAACAAAGTAGTGCAAATTATACTCGCACAACATTCACGAATACGACTTGTCAACTCGCTTTTGTGAGCTGTGTATTTCGCAAAAGGAAGCTGAAGAGAAGGCACGTGTTGAACCATCGTTGCAATGGTCAGCTGTGTTGCTGATCCACACGAAAGCGAGGCAAAGTGTGCCACTAACAAATGTCGAGAATCAAACTGGTATCTGAATGAAACAGATAACAGAAAACAAGCTAGACCGTCGTTAGCCAACGAAAAGGAATTACACCTGCttatttaaagacattttctaTGGGTTCGGGATGGTGGTGAAGAATAGCCAGTCAAAGAATTCAAAGGCTTATTTTTTACTTGAACCTTAAATATGTAGTCACTTTATCTGAACTCAAACCACATTTATACAGTCAACTTACcacattttgattttgatttaagTTGCAATGAGTAATTATGCTGCAGAGCTGTATCATACTACAGACATTTACAAGTTTCACCGGTTCTTTTTCTTGTTCCTGCACAAGGCTCTTCTTAAACAATGGCTGCATGGGTGACTAGGAGTGTGtccacttaaccctttaaaccctcaaattaaaataaattcaattCTCATTTTCTCTCTCTATACAgttgtttaaacaaaaaaaagggacAATATAAATTAACTTGTATGATCAAGTCCTTGATTCTCGGTACTACTGTTTTATCAAGCAAAGATTATTAGAAGAAGAAATTTAGTGCTACCACTCTTAGACCTAAGGGTTAAAAGGGTTTGAACAGCTTGTACTGTAACAAGATAGGAACAGTAAGTCCGCCTTGCCATTTGGCTCAAAATCACATTTACTATATACTGAGCTACTTTGTATAGATGTGTATGTTGTCAGGTTAGATTAGAAAGTGCCCACATCGCCTTTGACTTGCCTTTTTCCACCACTATCCCGGGCCCCATAAAAGTTCTTTAatgagcgttgcgtgacgggaggctaaccctaaccctaacatccacagGACTGATCGCTAGTATCAACTTATAATTAACAAAAGGTTATGAGGGTTATCCCGTTGAATAGAGTTTCGTTTTCCATAAAAATTTAGGCAAAATGTCATGTTTATGACTTACAGTCGCGAGTGTTCGTTAAATGTGGTATCTTGTGTGACAGGTTTCACTGTCTGTGtgatttctttcttcctttttttttttttttttttttttttttcaggacaTCTGTCGATGGGAATTGTTCTATGGCTTGTTGTATTTGTCCCTGCACTTTTTTTAAAGCATATAAAACCTGTCCGGGAATGGTGTTTAGAAAGAGCGGAATCAGTAATGTAAGTAAAATTTGTGGCTTGTTTAAGTTTGTTTGCTTCAGCTGCTGCTGCCGCGCCGCGCGTTTTTAAGGTTAAACACTACGAATGAAGCTTTTGGTGCTGCCTCGTTCCTAGTCGTCTCAAGAGTGAAAAACGGAAACGCTACTGCACGAGCCATCAAGGAGTATCGCGCATTGAACCATGGGAACGTTTAGCGTGGACGCAAAGGACGCTGGGAAGATATCAGGCGCGGAATTAAAATCCCAGTCGCTCTCGAATCTGTTAGAACGCGCCTGGGTACAATGCAGTTCTAGGTTTATACCTCACCGTGCGTGCCGTGCACTACAAGCGATCAGTACTTATGTTATCCAGGAGCCTCCTGTGTTATCCTAATTTTCTCCCTCAGGTGTAAGGCGATGCTGCTCCCTACTTTTTTCcctgcattttaattttttagctaTTATACGTTGTCAAACCTCTTCTCCTCAGGAGCAACTTTCTAAATTCATTTAGCACCTGATTATTGACAAGTCTGGTACAAATTGGTCTCTATGGTTACATTTAAGTGGCTATGACATCATAGGTGGCAGAAGGTCAAGCAATTTGGAAGGGAAGAATCGACTTTTtctaagttttttgtttttgttgttgttgtcgaaaAACCCTGACACACTGAAGACGAAGTTGAGGGAAACATCAGGGCTCGAGGGATATCTTCAAAAAACGTTGCTTTTAGCTTGAGGCTccattttttggttgttgttatTGTGTTCATTCAGGAAAGTAAAAACTGGCAGTCGGGTTTTCCTGCCTTCTCTCACGCCACCGTTCCACTATGTTGAACACGTGCTGTTGTATCTTGAGCTTGTTACAATTGCTGAATTGTATCAGAAACGAGATGCAATTAGATTCAgacaaggccacgtgaccacgAATTAACCAATGACAGTCCCTGTTTAGTCGAATAAAATTCTAAAGCTACGACTAGAATTATGTAGTCTAATACTGAACTTTTGGTGGTATACTGATTTCAGGCCCGCGTTTATCATGTCCGTTGTCCTCTACCTCTTTCAATTGTTTCTTGTCCACTATGTCTTCCGCGACAGAGATTTTCCCAGGATTGTCATCACGGTGGATAACAGGTATTTGCCGTCTTCACTACGTCTTGTCGTTTGGTTTTTGAACCTTGTAAAAACAGTTCAACCTACCGTAAGTGACTACACCGCAAAGGGCTAACATTTATCACTCTTTCTGCCTTCcatccttttcttttatttatttatttgaataattatttatatgtttatttgattgattgattgattgatgtaTTTACATTGCAGACGCTTGTTCTCGATTATGTcatacttctttttctttttcaacattCTGGTCGGATTGTTTTCTGGCTTTCTTCGCATCATCTTGGGTATAGTTCTAGGAGTTGTATTCCTGGCTCGTATAGACCGGTCGACCTTGATGCAGGGATTTCAAAGATTGGACCGAGGTATGTCGAAATGTTTTTATTCTACttgcatttaaaatataaaagaaactaGATATAACTTACAACATGCAGCCAGTTCACGGTGAAGGCGGTTATCGCGGTAGAGACTATAAGAAACATTAGGTAATATCGACGCCATGCGTCCCTATTGTTTGCTCTCCTTCTCATCCCTTCTTTATCGCCTGATTTCTCCCCCCTCTCTTATATTTTCGACACATTCTCATCTTCCTCCATGggctgttcacagaccctctgtCTTCCCCTTAAAGATCGTCGAGCGAGCGTATTTTCTATCAACagatcgtcgagcgcgcgtatGTGAATAAAACCGGCGGGGGATTTATTCAACGCAAGCGCCAGGGAGTGCTCCTTGCTTGCTCTAGCGCGCTCGCTTCTCTCGCGCGCTGTCACATTGTcgacaaaaaaaaggaaataaaaaagtcTATGGACAGGCTACCTCTTTCCTAAACTGTTTCTCTCCCTTCTCAAAAGAGTGTGACCTGTTTACCAACCACAGTCAATCCAATCATTCAACAAAGTTCTTGAACGacctttttggcctttttctgTGTTTATTCACTGATCACTGGAATATGCTTGCCAGTCTCACTCCATCTCACATTCTAATCCTTCTCTTCTACAGCATTTGTTGCTTACCTTGGTTTTATCAACCTGCTTGTTGCTCAGAGCCATCCCGTGATGCTTTTGTTCTGTCAGCTACTGATAGACAGGGACAAAGTTCACCAGCCTAATCCGGAATCTCCAGCAGGTGCTCAATCTGAGAACCCCGATTGTTCAAAGGAAACTGGGGTTGCCTCTGGTATGTGCTTTGTTAACCTTGTTAAATCCATCAAATATTTGAAACATAATATAAACAGTAGAACCTTAACCCGACATAACGagattagcctgcgagcaagctctccatttgggtgagcgaagcgagccaACCGAGCGTGGTACGCGCGAGCGATCGAGAGGcggaggaaaggagagcttgcaacgatctctcataaattCTCATTTCTACTTCGTCTAGACGAAGCGAGATACCGTTGGACGGCGATTGTCACTTTGCTAATTTGCGGCGCGCCTGTGGTGGCAGTTTTCACGCTTTGCAGTGTCTTGGGGTttccggggtggaaatgaaaatttatgagagatcgttgcaagTTCTCCTTTCTCTTCCCCGTTCCCCGCTGTCTCGTCTTTCCTCGCGTGCACTCGTGCATGTACTTTCCCCCAAGTGGAGTGCTTGCTAGTAGGCTATAATGAGATGCGATTAGAGTTTCGGGAAACAAGCAGCTTCATCATTACCTGGACACTTTAAATCGGGGCCCTATTCAATACGTTGTAATTGGGGGTTAAAATGGATTACGTTATACTGGGGTCCGTTCTGACGTATGTTAATCGAGGGTTTGCATTAGGGGGTGAGCAAAgatgtttttgagcgacgcacgtcaacggGAAGTGACGCTAAAATTTTAGAAAACCTCACCTCTTTCGTGTACAGGCAGCTAattctgttctttttttcgtttgcaGTGTATACTCGTGAGCGAAGACTTCCGCGTATGTCTCAAAAGGCATTCAATCGCTGGCATCTGACTATGACACTGCTTCGTAACCCGTGTCTCATCAAATATCGTAAGCGGGTTCGTAGAAGTCGTGCAACTTCCGTTAGCCTCAGGAGTATCGGCACTGACTTGAGCGAACTTGTGCCTGCTTGATTCTAAGGAGGATTGTTGATTGCAGTGatacgttttgtttttttcaaccaATTTTTTACTCGTGGTTAGAGACAACTCACTAGAAGGAgtctttaaatttgtttgctagTAATAGATAAAATATATAGTATTATTTCGTGTTCTTTAAATGATCACTTGTAACTTTGTTTGCTTGCCAGCAACAGGAAAGAGTTAGCGCTCTGGCGTAACTGGTTCAGCAAAAATTTTCCTATTTAGATCTTAAAGGAGCTGCGTCGACGAAACTAACTTTAACCAGATTCAGTCACTGGGAACTGTCCACCAAATTGAGCGAAACATTGAAACTACTGCTAATTAAAGCAATAGAAAGAAAATATCGCGGAGGCTATCATTTCGATCTGCGTCAATTCCTCACATCATACATCCTTCATACATAGACTCAACCTCATTCAGTAATTATTAAATATGCTTTTTTATACGCATTTAACAATACAATAGcacaaggaaacaaagaaaaaatggatcagtttaggtttctgggaaattgcctacctacccctcccttaagtcactattttgcccaaagtgagaattaagtgttattattattcattcaaaatatttccccgattctgattggctaaaagcacacgtttaattcaccataactagttactgatgaccaaatttgaaagaatttggactttaacgaggaaatgacgtcaaaaatgcagcgttttcgcaggttaaggcaccgttaacctaGAAGACCTGGgcacgaggttgagttgttttggttgtgaacttgaaaaaatggcggacatttcactcgtttcaagaactaggcgaaaaatagctaaaaacatggcaagagcagcaagaagacaactcgaagggcgacatctgctatttggagaatatttgcggagctggacaaacctaaacgtacactatcgaagatgaacagaacatcgatggatcgatggaggtaagcatgttttagctatgtttttaaactaggaattattttgaatgaataataaaacagttattgaattcggctttcgtatcatatgaagaattatggagatctcggagggtgttatccgcctcggcctacggcctcgacgaataacaccctcctcgatctccataattcttcataagatactcagcctcattcattaactgttaaatattagcgtaagggaggggtaggtgggctgTTCCCCAGAAACGTAAATCGATCCATTTTttgattagcctgcgtagcaggaacttggaagtagtgggcgaaagagagaacgggcgcgcgcgagggagacacgcgtgtctccttctcccgctcccgttttttcttgtgcccactacttccaagcgcccgctacgcaggctattttttgATCAACGACAGAACATTCTCTGATGGCCACCCCTCCATTTTCTAACCCCACAAATCAGTGCGCAACTTGGACTTGGACTTCCGGACCACGCAATTTGCTGAAGCAAATTCTATTCCATCCACCCGACTGTGACTGTTTGACTTTAATACC encodes the following:
- the LOC140945274 gene encoding receptor for retinol uptake STRA6-like, whose product is MCMLSGHLSMGIVLWLVVFVPALFLKHIKPVREWCLERAESVMPAFIMSVVLYLFQLFLVHYVFRDRDFPRIVITVDNRRLFSIMSYFFFFFNILVGLFSGFLRIILGIVLGVVFLARIDRSTLMQGFQRLDRAFVAYLGFINLLVAQSHPVMLLFCQLLIDRDKVHQPNPESPAGAQSENPDCSKETGVASVYTRERRLPRMSQKAFNRWHLTMTLLRNPCLIKYRKRVRRSRATSVSLRSIGTDLSELVPA